The Octadecabacter arcticus 238 genome contains a region encoding:
- a CDS encoding CIA30 family protein, whose product MRFLNLLRLALVAALFCPTLSFAEGTMIEFPVSEPARWDYFSDQVMGGVSEGRVAFEMVDNQPVLRLTGRVSTANRGGFIQARTELDAPLSDTAQGIVLTVRGNAQPYYLHLRTKWTVLSWQLYQAKFETSETWREVRVPFEAFEPYGRLLRQSFKISDVRSIAIVAFGRDHDADLSVRAIGVY is encoded by the coding sequence ATGCGCTTTCTGAATTTGCTCAGGCTGGCGCTTGTTGCCGCCCTGTTTTGTCCCACACTTAGCTTTGCTGAGGGCACCATGATTGAATTTCCAGTATCTGAACCCGCCCGTTGGGATTACTTCAGCGATCAGGTTATGGGCGGCGTATCAGAAGGCAGGGTGGCATTCGAGATGGTTGATAATCAGCCCGTCTTGCGATTGACTGGCCGCGTTAGCACGGCCAACCGAGGCGGTTTTATTCAGGCCCGTACCGAGCTGGACGCACCGTTGTCTGACACAGCGCAAGGTATCGTTTTGACTGTGCGCGGCAACGCCCAACCCTACTACCTACACCTCAGAACAAAGTGGACTGTCTTGTCTTGGCAATTGTATCAGGCCAAATTTGAGACATCTGAAACGTGGCGGGAGGTGCGCGTTCCGTTCGAGGCCTTCGAGCCTTACGGTAGACTTTTGCGCCAGTCCTTCAAGATTTCAGATGTGCGCAGTATTGCCATTGTTGCCTTCGGACGAGACCACGACGCCGACCTGTCTGTGCGAGCTATCGGGGTCTATTGA
- a CDS encoding Gfo/Idh/MocA family protein, translating to MDIVNYGIIGCGMMAREHIANINLLPQGRVTVVYDPVRELAESCAVLAGKDGAAAQAVVADTLDDFLAFSDLDAVVIVSPNHLHARQLREVVSKRPLPILCEKPLYTAPAERGALDALFKGYPHPVWVAMEYRYMPPVAALIEQAEQATGGISMLTIREHRFPFLPKIGDWNRFNANTGGTLVEKCCHFFDLMRLILKAEPVRVMASAGQALNHKDETYDGQTPDIWDNGYVIVDFDSGARAMLELCMFAEGSRYQEEISAVGPKGKIECLVPGPGRFWPAKLGPAPVPQLIISPRAPQGPITMDIPVDPTLLNAGDHNGSTFYQHQRFNAVVRGQGSVEVTVSDGAKAVAIGIAAQESARLGQAVEI from the coding sequence ATGGACATAGTAAACTACGGCATCATCGGGTGTGGTATGATGGCACGCGAGCATATCGCCAACATCAATCTTTTGCCTCAAGGGCGGGTCACGGTTGTTTATGATCCGGTGCGCGAACTGGCTGAAAGCTGTGCGGTTTTGGCGGGCAAAGACGGGGCGGCGGCGCAGGCTGTCGTGGCAGACACGCTGGACGATTTTCTGGCGTTCAGCGATCTAGATGCCGTGGTGATCGTCAGCCCGAACCACCTGCACGCACGCCAATTGCGCGAGGTCGTGAGCAAGCGCCCGTTGCCGATCCTGTGCGAAAAGCCGCTTTATACCGCCCCTGCCGAAAGGGGCGCGCTGGATGCGTTGTTCAAGGGGTATCCGCACCCCGTCTGGGTGGCGATGGAATACCGCTATATGCCGCCTGTTGCCGCGTTGATTGAGCAAGCGGAACAGGCGACGGGGGGGATCAGCATGTTAACAATTCGTGAACACCGCTTTCCGTTTCTTCCCAAGATTGGCGACTGGAACCGCTTTAACGCCAACACGGGCGGCACGCTGGTCGAAAAATGCTGCCATTTCTTTGATCTGATGCGGTTGATCCTGAAGGCAGAGCCGGTGCGGGTGATGGCGAGCGCAGGGCAGGCGCTGAACCACAAAGATGAGACGTACGATGGTCAAACGCCGGACATTTGGGACAACGGCTATGTCATCGTTGATTTTGACAGTGGCGCGCGGGCGATGCTTGAACTGTGCATGTTCGCCGAAGGGTCGCGTTATCAAGAAGAGATCAGTGCGGTGGGGCCAAAGGGCAAGATCGAATGTCTTGTGCCGGGTCCGGGCCGGTTCTGGCCTGCGAAACTCGGCCCCGCGCCGGTGCCACAGCTGATCATCAGTCCGCGCGCGCCGCAGGGGCCGATTACGATGGATATTCCTGTCGATCCAACACTGTTGAATGCAGGGGATCACAACGGATCGACGTTTTATCAACACCAGCGGTTTAACGCGGTCGTGCGCGGGCAGGGCAGTGTCGAGGTAACGGTGAGCGACGGCGCCAAAGCAGTCGCTATCGGAATCGCCGCACAGGAAAGCGCAAGGTTGGGGCAGGCTGTCGAGATTTAG
- a CDS encoding rhomboid family intramembrane serine protease — protein MVAIELVLSFSSSGIIGTDNLRWPALVLGAFWQPVLSGALPPVYPGQIALMFVTHAFLHGGFMHLAMNSVILLSLGKFVSIHIGVAKTVLVLFLSAVGGAACFGLISSSSAPMIGASGAVFGLIGLWQAMDYRMRRRSKLPVRPVVMAFLGLVASNILIFVLLSGGLAWEAHLGGWIVGWISGQSFARR, from the coding sequence ATGGTCGCGATCGAACTGGTGCTGAGCTTTTCCTCATCCGGCATAATTGGAACAGATAACCTACGCTGGCCAGCCTTAGTGCTCGGAGCATTCTGGCAGCCGGTCTTATCCGGCGCTCTGCCGCCAGTTTACCCGGGCCAAATAGCTCTGATGTTCGTTACACACGCCTTTCTGCACGGTGGGTTTATGCATCTAGCGATGAACAGTGTCATCCTTTTGTCGCTGGGAAAGTTCGTCTCAATCCATATTGGGGTCGCCAAAACGGTGTTGGTGTTGTTTCTCTCGGCTGTCGGGGGCGCGGCATGCTTCGGACTGATATCGTCCAGTAGTGCACCGATGATCGGAGCGTCCGGGGCGGTATTTGGGCTAATAGGGCTCTGGCAGGCTATGGATTATCGTATGCGGCGGCGATCGAAACTCCCGGTCAGGCCTGTCGTCATGGCCTTTCTGGGACTGGTTGCGTCCAACATCTTAATTTTCGTGCTGCTGTCGGGCGGCCTCGCCTGGGAAGCGCATCTTGGCGGTTGGATCGTCGGCTGGATTTCTGGGCAAAGTTTCGCGCGACGCTGA
- a CDS encoding ISL3 family transposase: MGPETNLFTIALGLQAPWSVSDVRFDTKAKEIHFEIRFKPGTRFACPSCGAADQPVHDTRPRTWEHLRFIEHKAFIHASVPRVACSACGKTGQITVPWARSGSGFSQLFEAFVIALAKEMPVKAIADLLEIGDDRSWRVLDHYVPAARELEDFSDVTAVGIDETAARRGHNYITLFHDLKAGRLLFACEGRDAGTVKTFTADLRTHGGDPDAITAACIDMSRAYIAGIGRHLPNAAITFDRFHVIQLANAALEEVRRAEVRAEPALKRSRWMWLKDKKKWTKKQIAQHHTLSRMQLKTGRAFRLKEALRDIFAAATTRAEAEERLTAWFRWARRSKLAPFKKLALTLKTHWYGILNSFESALSNGSVEAINGLIQAAKARARGYRKPRNLILMAYLISGKLSHLQASPYTTTSRAIVE; the protein is encoded by the coding sequence ATGGGGCCCGAGACAAACTTGTTTACGATTGCGCTTGGTCTGCAAGCGCCCTGGAGCGTTTCCGACGTGCGCTTCGATACCAAGGCAAAGGAGATCCACTTCGAGATCCGCTTCAAGCCTGGCACCCGGTTTGCCTGCCCGTCCTGTGGCGCGGCCGATCAGCCGGTCCATGACACGCGGCCCCGGACCTGGGAGCATCTGCGCTTCATTGAGCACAAGGCTTTCATCCACGCCTCCGTTCCCCGTGTTGCCTGTAGCGCATGCGGCAAGACAGGGCAGATCACGGTTCCCTGGGCGCGCAGTGGCAGCGGCTTCAGCCAATTGTTCGAGGCCTTCGTGATCGCTCTGGCCAAAGAGATGCCGGTGAAGGCCATAGCCGATCTTCTCGAGATCGGGGACGACCGGTCATGGCGCGTGCTTGACCACTACGTCCCGGCTGCGCGCGAGCTGGAGGACTTCAGCGACGTGACGGCTGTCGGGATCGACGAGACAGCAGCGCGGCGCGGCCACAATTACATCACCCTGTTCCATGATCTCAAGGCGGGAAGACTGCTCTTTGCCTGTGAAGGCCGCGATGCGGGCACGGTCAAGACTTTCACTGCAGACCTCCGTACCCATGGTGGCGATCCGGACGCCATCACTGCCGCCTGCATCGACATGAGCAGGGCCTATATTGCTGGTATCGGTCGGCATCTGCCGAACGCGGCCATCACCTTCGACAGGTTCCACGTCATCCAGCTGGCCAACGCCGCGCTGGAAGAAGTCAGGCGTGCTGAGGTGCGCGCAGAGCCCGCCCTGAAACGAAGCCGATGGATGTGGCTCAAGGACAAAAAGAAGTGGACCAAAAAACAGATTGCACAGCACCACACGCTATCACGCATGCAGCTGAAGACAGGGCGCGCCTTCCGCTTGAAGGAAGCGCTGCGCGACATCTTTGCAGCGGCGACCACGCGCGCCGAGGCCGAAGAGCGGCTCACCGCATGGTTCCGATGGGCGCGCCGCAGCAAGCTAGCGCCCTTCAAGAAGCTCGCCCTGACCCTGAAAACCCACTGGTATGGTATCCTTAACAGCTTTGAAAGCGCCCTGAGCAATGGCTCAGTTGAGGCCATCAACGGCTTAATCCAAGCCGCCAAGGCGCGCGCCAGAGGATATCGAAAACCACGCAACCTCATCCTCATGGCCTATCTGATCTCTGGCAAACTCAGCCACCTGCAAGCGTCGCCCTACACCACAACATCTAGGGCTATCGTTGAGTGA
- a CDS encoding IS5 family transposase — MSWTELTRRQHDRKGDKYASDMNDTEWALIAPSMPPPKTTGRPRTTCLREVVDALLYIATTGCQWRMLPNDFPPVSTVRGYFYAWRDDGVLDEINQKLVEAARLAENRKAQPTAGVIDSQSVKTTESGGIKGYDAGKRIKGRKRHIVTDTVGLLIGLVVHSAGIQDRDGAPDVLKIIASRYPSLRHVFADGGYAGPKRRDALKALGRWTVQIVKRSDTAEGFEVLPRRWVVERTFAWLNRCRRLSKDWEKSIASAEAWILIAHIRRVTRHLARN; from the coding sequence ATGTCTTGGACTGAACTCACCCGCCGTCAACACGACCGAAAAGGCGATAAATACGCAAGCGATATGAACGATACGGAATGGGCGTTGATAGCGCCTTCAATGCCGCCACCCAAGACAACTGGTCGGCCCCGTACAACATGTTTACGCGAGGTGGTCGACGCGCTCCTCTACATTGCAACAACCGGATGCCAATGGCGGATGTTACCGAACGACTTCCCGCCAGTTTCAACGGTTCGGGGCTATTTCTACGCGTGGCGCGATGACGGGGTGCTTGATGAGATAAACCAGAAGCTGGTCGAAGCCGCGCGTCTGGCCGAGAACCGCAAAGCCCAGCCAACGGCAGGGGTCATCGATAGCCAGAGCGTCAAAACCACTGAAAGCGGCGGTATTAAGGGCTATGATGCGGGCAAACGGATCAAGGGCCGCAAGCGCCACATCGTAACCGACACGGTTGGATTGCTGATAGGCTTGGTGGTCCACAGTGCCGGAATTCAGGACCGCGACGGCGCACCCGATGTGCTTAAAATTATCGCCTCGCGCTATCCATCATTGCGACATGTATTTGCGGATGGCGGGTATGCAGGACCCAAACGGAGGGACGCGCTAAAGGCCCTCGGCCGATGGACCGTCCAGATCGTCAAACGCTCTGACACCGCGGAGGGATTTGAAGTTCTGCCGCGGCGGTGGGTCGTCGAGCGCACCTTCGCCTGGCTGAACCGATGTCGCCGCCTATCGAAAGATTGGGAGAAATCCATCGCAAGCGCAGAGGCTTGGATCCTCATCGCGCATATCAGACGCGTCACACGGCATCTCGCAAGGAATTGA
- a CDS encoding DUF6444 domain-containing protein encodes MDQVTALEQLLATALRRIAELEAALASMAQENADLRRQLTKNSSNSSKPPSSDGLKKPVPRSLRGKSGKKSGG; translated from the coding sequence ATGGACCAAGTTACTGCTCTTGAACAACTCCTCGCCACGGCTCTGCGCAGGATCGCCGAGTTGGAAGCCGCGTTGGCGAGCATGGCGCAAGAGAATGCGGATCTGCGGCGTCAGTTGACCAAGAACAGCAGTAATAGCAGCAAGCCGCCTTCGAGTGATGGGTTGAAGAAGCCGGTACCGCGTAGCCTGCGTGGTAAGTCCGGTAAGAAAAGTGGTGGTTAA